One region of Demequina sp. TMPB413 genomic DNA includes:
- a CDS encoding YHS domain-containing protein: MAHQRRTSEHRSEHSTATDPVCGMTVDPSTTAVSRDNDGVTYYFCSAHCVETFDVDPSRYAPA, from the coding sequence ATGGCACACCAGCGCCGAACCTCTGAGCACAGGTCTGAGCACAGCACGGCCACCGACCCGGTCTGCGGAATGACGGTCGACCCCTCGACGACGGCGGTGAGCCGGGATAACGACGGCGTCACCTACTACTTCTGCTCCGCGCACTGCGTGGAGACCTTCGACGTCGACCCGTCCCGGTACGCCCCGGCATGA
- a CDS encoding metal-sensitive transcriptional regulator codes for MATTNGGKADLLKRLNRIEGQVRGIARMVDDDKYCIDVLTQVSATSRALHSVALILLDDHMSHCLVEAARVGGVEQETKLKEASDAIARLVRS; via the coding sequence ATGGCGACAACTAATGGCGGGAAGGCGGATCTGTTGAAGCGCCTGAACCGCATCGAGGGTCAGGTCCGTGGAATCGCGCGGATGGTGGACGATGACAAGTACTGCATCGACGTCCTGACCCAGGTCTCGGCGACGTCCCGCGCGCTGCACAGCGTGGCCCTGATTCTGCTCGATGACCACATGAGCCACTGCCTCGTTGAGGCCGCGCGTGTCGGTGGTGTCGAACAGGAAACTAAACTCAAAGAGGCATCGGATGCCATCGCACGGCTCGTTCGCAGCTGA
- a CDS encoding NUDIX domain-containing protein yields the protein MSVDAPIPSASSEPGPFGPGSVSGSPGELLIVAGALTDSFSSPRLLLAARRTAPEWARGMWEFAGGKVETGETVELGLRRELREELGVDIVLGDELRGPDVSAVTGDAVWEIRAPGEIPAPGVEPSPLRFVMRLFWCELAPGSAEPEPLEDHDAVRWLEPGSWRDGVTWLPADERIVAALLDDAVARHRRSHC from the coding sequence GTGAGCGTGGACGCGCCGATTCCTAGCGCGTCCTCAGAACCCGGTCCCTTTGGGCCCGGCTCCGTTTCAGGATCGCCTGGCGAGCTGCTGATCGTCGCTGGCGCGCTGACCGATTCCTTCTCCTCGCCGCGTCTCCTGCTCGCGGCGCGTCGCACCGCCCCTGAATGGGCACGTGGCATGTGGGAGTTCGCTGGCGGCAAGGTCGAGACCGGCGAGACGGTCGAGCTGGGGCTGCGGCGCGAACTCCGCGAGGAACTCGGTGTGGACATCGTGCTGGGTGACGAACTGCGCGGGCCGGACGTCTCGGCCGTCACCGGTGACGCAGTGTGGGAGATCCGTGCGCCCGGTGAGATCCCCGCGCCAGGAGTGGAGCCGTCCCCGTTGCGTTTTGTGATGCGGCTGTTCTGGTGCGAACTCGCGCCAGGCTCCGCAGAGCCTGAGCCTCTTGAGGATCACGACGCGGTGCGCTGGCTTGAGCCGGGGTCCTGGCGTGACGGCGTGACGTGGCTTCCCGCCGACGAACGCATCGTCGCGGCGTTGCTGGACGATGCGGTCGCGAGGCATCGCCGCAGTCATTGCTGA
- the gcvH gene encoding glycine cleavage system protein GcvH, with amino-acid sequence MSSVPADLLYSAEHEWVSGDVEPGSVVTVGITEHAAKALGDVVFVELPSVGDKVTAGEVCGELESSKAVSELYSPVSGTVTAVNEALNDAPAAINDEPYESGWIFKVDVSEDVELLDSDAYSDHIA; translated from the coding sequence ATGTCCTCGGTTCCCGCAGACCTGCTGTACTCCGCCGAGCACGAGTGGGTGTCAGGCGACGTCGAGCCCGGCTCCGTCGTGACTGTTGGCATCACGGAGCACGCCGCGAAAGCCCTTGGCGACGTCGTGTTTGTTGAGTTGCCCTCCGTGGGTGACAAGGTGACCGCAGGCGAGGTGTGCGGCGAACTCGAGTCCTCCAAGGCGGTGAGCGAGTTGTACTCGCCAGTGAGCGGCACTGTCACCGCCGTGAACGAGGCACTCAACGATGCCCCGGCAGCCATCAATGACGAGCCCTACGAGTCTGGCTGGATCTTCAAGGTTGACGTGTCGGAGGACGTCGAACTGCTCGACTCCGACGCCTACTCTGACCACATCGCGTGA
- the gcvT gene encoding glycine cleavage system aminomethyltransferase GcvT produces MNRSPLHHEHVALGASMIEFAGWEMPVRYAGDVAEHQAVRRAAGLFDISHMGQVAVRGGEAAAALDEAVVSGMARLAIGRAKYTMLCMPDGGIIDDLIVYRRDWDHFIIVANAANVGVVVSELRERCSTFEAVVEDVTHLVSLQAVQGPRAMEIVTQMCALGAEDVRALKNYTWCTVLLHGDIHAMVARTGYTGEDGFELFVMPQDAVEVWRLALATGSPFGLIPCGLSARDTLRLEAGMPLYGQELTRSTTPYTAGLGWVVQTAPARELRRPGLDGAVGFTEEPVERGDFVGRKALAAAKQRHDEWASDPALAPADARVLVGLVGDSRRAARPGYAVMMDDREVGVVTSGAPSPTLSAPIAMALVHPSASAVGTAVQIDVRGRRETMTVSALPFYSRAS; encoded by the coding sequence ATGAACCGCTCTCCGCTGCACCACGAGCACGTCGCGCTCGGCGCGAGCATGATCGAGTTTGCTGGCTGGGAGATGCCGGTGCGATACGCGGGAGACGTTGCCGAACACCAGGCAGTCCGCAGAGCCGCTGGCCTCTTCGACATTAGCCACATGGGTCAAGTTGCTGTGCGTGGCGGTGAGGCCGCTGCGGCACTCGACGAAGCGGTCGTGTCGGGCATGGCCCGTCTCGCGATCGGGCGAGCGAAGTACACGATGCTTTGCATGCCTGACGGGGGCATCATCGACGACCTGATCGTGTACAGGCGAGACTGGGACCACTTCATCATCGTTGCCAACGCCGCCAACGTCGGCGTCGTCGTCTCCGAACTGCGGGAGCGTTGCAGCACGTTCGAAGCGGTGGTGGAGGACGTCACCCACCTGGTGTCGCTGCAGGCCGTCCAAGGGCCGAGGGCCATGGAGATCGTCACCCAGATGTGCGCGCTTGGCGCCGAGGACGTGCGCGCCCTCAAGAACTACACGTGGTGCACGGTCCTGCTCCACGGCGATATCCACGCGATGGTGGCGCGCACTGGTTACACGGGCGAAGACGGTTTCGAACTTTTTGTCATGCCACAAGATGCCGTGGAGGTGTGGCGCCTCGCGCTCGCCACTGGCTCTCCGTTCGGCCTCATCCCTTGCGGCCTGTCTGCCCGTGACACGCTGCGCCTCGAGGCAGGCATGCCGCTGTACGGACAGGAACTCACGCGGTCGACCACGCCGTACACGGCGGGCCTCGGCTGGGTCGTGCAAACCGCTCCGGCACGAGAGCTCAGGAGGCCAGGGCTCGACGGCGCGGTGGGCTTCACCGAAGAACCTGTCGAACGAGGGGATTTCGTGGGGCGCAAGGCGCTGGCTGCCGCCAAACAACGGCACGACGAGTGGGCGAGCGATCCCGCGCTGGCCCCCGCCGATGCGAGGGTGTTGGTGGGCCTCGTTGGGGACTCGCGGCGAGCGGCAAGGCCCGGCTACGCAGTGATGATGGACGACCGCGAGGTGGGGGTTGTGACGTCGGGAGCGCCTTCTCCTACCCTGTCGGCGCCCATTGCGATGGCCCTGGTGCACCCCTCAGCGTCGGCAGTGGGCACTGCTGTCCAGATCGATGTGCGTGGTCGACGCGAAACCATGACCGTGAGCGCGCTACCGTTCTACTCACGGGCCTCGTAG
- a CDS encoding ABC transporter ATP-binding protein has translation MSELQVRKIVAGYDSAPVLRGITFTVPHGSLTAVLGPSGSGKSTLLRVIAGLNRPVEGAVVVDGTVLSGPRVHVAPERRRIGLVPQDAALFPHLDVLANVGFGLPRAQRRARKALDLLEMVGMTDYATRMPGELSGGQRHRVALARALATEPDVVLLDEPFSALDAALRAEVRGQVRQVLRRAQSTAVLVTHDQDEALSMADQVAVVDEGRLVQVGTPAEIYAKPVSRWLAQFVGGALVLPGTWNNGTVASPLGVVPADLADGHIAHPGDTVDLVLRPEQLSLSAVGAGSGRGVMAMVRDVAYFGHDAVVTMDLPACEQPLQARVLGDQQWRPDSEVLVSVRSAGLAFARQ, from the coding sequence GTGAGCGAACTGCAGGTACGCAAGATTGTGGCGGGCTACGACTCCGCGCCCGTGTTGCGAGGCATCACCTTCACCGTGCCGCACGGCAGCCTCACCGCCGTGCTCGGACCGTCGGGTTCGGGCAAGTCCACGCTGCTGCGCGTCATCGCCGGACTGAACCGGCCGGTCGAGGGTGCCGTCGTCGTCGACGGCACGGTACTGTCCGGCCCCCGAGTGCACGTGGCCCCTGAGCGTCGGCGCATCGGATTGGTACCCCAGGACGCCGCGCTGTTTCCGCACCTCGACGTGCTCGCAAACGTGGGTTTTGGCTTACCGCGCGCGCAACGCCGTGCCCGAAAGGCGCTGGACCTGTTGGAAATGGTGGGCATGACCGATTACGCCACCCGCATGCCAGGCGAGTTGTCCGGCGGGCAACGTCACCGCGTAGCTTTGGCGCGAGCCCTAGCGACGGAGCCGGATGTGGTCCTCTTGGACGAGCCGTTCTCCGCCCTCGACGCGGCGCTGCGTGCTGAGGTGCGCGGCCAGGTGCGCCAGGTGCTGCGGCGCGCGCAGTCCACGGCGGTGCTGGTGACGCATGATCAGGACGAGGCGCTGTCCATGGCGGATCAGGTGGCCGTGGTGGACGAGGGTCGGCTCGTGCAGGTCGGCACCCCGGCCGAGATCTACGCCAAGCCCGTCTCCCGATGGCTCGCACAGTTCGTCGGCGGAGCGCTGGTCCTGCCGGGCACGTGGAACAACGGTACGGTGGCCAGCCCACTGGGAGTGGTGCCCGCAGACCTCGCCGACGGCCACATCGCCCATCCTGGCGACACCGTGGACCTGGTGCTGAGACCAGAGCAGCTGTCCTTGAGCGCCGTGGGCGCTGGCAGCGGCCGCGGCGTCATGGCCATGGTCCGCGATGTCGCCTACTTCGGGCACGACGCGGTGGTCACGATGGACCTGCCAGCCTGCGAGCAGCCTCTGCAGGCACGCGTGCTGGGCGACCAGCAGTGGCGGCCGGACAGCGAGGTGCTCGTCAGTGTGCGGTCGGCCGGGTTGGCCTTCGCGCGTCAGTGA
- a CDS encoding iron ABC transporter permease — translation MQSARDTAAGSSEATLTPRRRVRAPSVRLVLPVSAVVAAMLAAIPLVYLVVRVAQADGSEIVDALWNPRIATLMLNTVGLVVAVAAACLVLGVAIAWLLTRTDLPGRRAWLVVSSLALAVPSYVAAFGWIATTDVRGFWGAFLVLTLCNVPLVTLPTIAALRLADSASEDVARTLGRGRSRAFLEATWPQIRPASLAGVLLVALYVLSDFGSVALMRYQAFTWAIQVAYESLFDRTLAAVMSVVLAAMGIALVAAERRIRGAPARMGSTVAARTRPVLVALGRWRWLAHGGLAVVAALSLGVPLGALARYLLLRTETSTTVRMGGLLADALSTVGLAVAGAVVALALALPIGILAARFRSRLATATESASYLGLALPGIVVGLSLVFFSLNVAPMLYQSIWMLAFAYGVLFLPKAVGAVRSSIVQVEPGLEDVARTLGSTPAGVWTRVTARIAWPGIGAGVLLVALTAMKELPATLLLRPTGTETLATSLWRLTSGTAYAAAAPYALVLIAVAAVPALLLTREVAGGKRHPEETL, via the coding sequence ATGCAGTCCGCGCGCGACACGGCGGCGGGGAGTTCTGAGGCGACTCTGACCCCCCGTCGTCGTGTGCGCGCGCCGAGCGTGCGGCTGGTCTTGCCGGTCTCCGCCGTGGTGGCTGCCATGTTGGCGGCCATTCCTTTGGTGTACCTCGTGGTGAGGGTGGCCCAGGCAGACGGCTCCGAGATTGTTGATGCACTGTGGAACCCGCGCATCGCGACACTGATGCTCAACACCGTCGGCCTGGTGGTCGCAGTGGCGGCGGCGTGCCTGGTGCTGGGCGTCGCGATCGCGTGGCTGCTGACTCGCACCGATCTGCCGGGCCGCCGCGCGTGGCTCGTCGTGTCCTCCTTGGCGCTCGCAGTGCCCTCGTATGTGGCGGCATTCGGGTGGATCGCGACCACCGATGTGAGGGGCTTCTGGGGCGCGTTTCTTGTGCTCACGTTGTGCAACGTGCCGCTCGTGACACTGCCGACGATCGCCGCACTTCGCCTCGCCGACTCGGCCAGCGAAGATGTGGCACGCACACTTGGCCGGGGCAGGTCGCGGGCATTCCTCGAGGCGACGTGGCCGCAGATTCGCCCCGCCTCTCTTGCCGGGGTGCTGCTGGTGGCGCTGTATGTGCTGAGCGACTTCGGGTCCGTCGCCCTGATGCGCTACCAGGCTTTCACGTGGGCCATCCAGGTGGCCTACGAGAGCCTGTTTGACCGCACCCTGGCGGCCGTGATGTCCGTGGTCTTGGCCGCGATGGGGATCGCGCTCGTGGCGGCCGAGCGGCGCATTCGGGGCGCCCCGGCGCGCATGGGATCGACCGTGGCGGCGCGCACCCGGCCAGTCCTTGTGGCGCTGGGCCGGTGGCGCTGGCTCGCCCACGGCGGGCTCGCGGTGGTGGCGGCGCTGTCGCTCGGCGTGCCGCTCGGTGCGCTGGCCCGGTATCTGTTGCTGAGGACCGAGACCTCCACGACGGTGAGGATGGGAGGCCTACTGGCCGACGCGTTGTCCACGGTGGGGCTTGCGGTGGCGGGCGCGGTAGTGGCGCTTGCCCTCGCCCTACCCATTGGCATTTTGGCGGCCCGCTTCCGCTCGCGCCTGGCGACCGCAACTGAGTCCGCCAGCTACCTGGGACTGGCCCTACCGGGCATCGTTGTGGGCCTGTCGCTCGTGTTCTTCTCGCTCAACGTGGCGCCGATGCTGTATCAGTCGATCTGGATGCTTGCCTTCGCCTACGGTGTGCTGTTCCTGCCCAAGGCAGTAGGCGCCGTGCGATCGAGCATCGTGCAGGTGGAGCCCGGCTTGGAGGACGTGGCCCGCACCCTGGGTTCGACGCCCGCGGGGGTGTGGACCCGCGTGACCGCACGCATCGCGTGGCCGGGCATCGGGGCAGGCGTGCTGCTGGTGGCGCTGACGGCCATGAAAGAATTGCCAGCGACGCTGTTGCTGCGGCCCACGGGTACGGAGACGCTTGCAACATCGCTGTGGCGGCTCACATCCGGTACCGCCTACGCCGCGGCCGCGCCGTATGCGCTGGTGCTGATCGCGGTGGCCGCCGTGCCGGCGTTGCTGCTGACGCGGGAAGTCGCAGGCGGCAAACGCCACCCGGAGGAGACACTGTGA
- a CDS encoding iron ABC transporter substrate-binding protein, with amino-acid sequence MTALRPAAVVTAALAGLTLSACGPAEVDTAPTPDAAAPSSAVADGTFTLYAGRDQELIDPLIEQFESDTGISVDVRYAGSTELAALLLEEDDATPADVFLSQDAGALGAVAKAGMFATLPESITQTVPAGFTSTDGSWVGVTGRARVIVYDSEQLSADEVPTAVAALTDPQWASQVGIPPTNASFQSFVTALRVLEGEDVARAWLEDMKASDAQVYAKNTPILEAANAGEIKLGLINHYYWYRMAAEVGAENMRAQLAFPEPGDAGSIVNVTGAGLLEGAADDADALQFIEYLVSESAQQYFVDTTYEYPLIDGVAAPEGLPALESLTNPELDLSDLDSLGETTALLVEVGLL; translated from the coding sequence ATGACCGCCTTGCGCCCAGCCGCCGTCGTGACCGCTGCCCTGGCCGGGCTCACGCTCAGCGCGTGCGGCCCGGCCGAAGTCGACACCGCGCCGACGCCGGACGCAGCCGCCCCCTCGTCCGCCGTCGCCGATGGGACCTTCACGCTCTACGCCGGACGCGACCAGGAGTTGATTGATCCGCTGATCGAGCAGTTCGAATCCGACACCGGCATCAGCGTCGACGTGCGCTACGCCGGGAGCACCGAACTGGCCGCCCTGCTGCTTGAGGAAGACGACGCCACCCCAGCCGACGTCTTCCTGTCACAAGATGCGGGCGCGCTGGGAGCCGTCGCGAAGGCAGGCATGTTCGCCACCCTGCCAGAGAGCATCACCCAGACGGTCCCCGCCGGCTTCACCTCCACGGATGGCTCCTGGGTGGGTGTCACCGGCCGCGCACGCGTGATCGTCTACGACAGCGAACAACTGAGCGCCGACGAGGTGCCGACGGCGGTCGCGGCCCTCACCGACCCGCAGTGGGCCTCCCAGGTGGGCATCCCTCCCACCAACGCATCGTTCCAATCCTTCGTGACCGCGCTGCGCGTGCTTGAGGGCGAGGACGTTGCCCGTGCGTGGCTCGAGGACATGAAGGCCTCAGACGCACAGGTCTATGCGAAGAACACCCCCATCCTTGAGGCTGCCAACGCCGGCGAGATCAAGTTGGGCCTGATCAACCACTACTACTGGTACCGCATGGCCGCCGAGGTGGGCGCCGAAAACATGCGCGCCCAGTTGGCGTTCCCTGAGCCGGGGGATGCCGGCAGCATCGTCAACGTCACGGGGGCCGGTCTGCTTGAGGGAGCCGCGGATGACGCCGACGCGTTGCAGTTCATCGAGTACCTCGTCTCCGAGTCCGCACAGCAGTACTTTGTGGACACCACTTACGAGTACCCGCTGATCGACGGCGTGGCGGCACCAGAGGGTCTGCCAGCCCTTGAGTCGCTGACCAACCCTGAATTGGACCTGTCTGACCTCGATTCGTTGGGGGAGACCACCGCTCTGCTGGTGGAAGTCGGCCTCCTGTAG
- a CDS encoding cation-translocating P-type ATPase — protein MTTKSTVLQIGGMHWATSAAVVEKTLRRRPGVVSIEANMVAQTASVSYDSDRTDVAELSGWIRDCGFHCDGQSVPEHVCDPMADPSDSSDSDAHAGHDAHAGHDAHAGHDAHAGHDAHAGHGDGADADHSAQSVMGHGGSHGGASMADMVRDMRNRFLVAVILAVPISLWSPIGRDVLGLEDLPSVLGLRDDVFTLILSLPVVFYSGWIFFDGAYRALRAKTLDMMVLVAVAVGSGWLYSVIITLTGGGEVFYEAAAVLTAFVLLGHWFEMRARGGANDAIRTLLELAPSQAMVIRDGTPVEVPTSEVVVGDLLLIRPGSKIPVDAVVEEGESEVDESMVTGESMPVEKLPGSELIGASINTTGTLRARATKVGADTALAQIVKMVQEAQNSKAPGQRLADKAAFWLVFVALIGGTATFLVWWLVLGEPVQLAILFAITVVVITCPDALGLATPTAVMVGTGLGAQRGVLFKNATALEVSSHIDTVVMDKTGTLTKGEPEVTDVVVADMAEDEMLALVAAVERESEHPLARAIDQHAAERGLPTLKVSEFLNVPGHGATATVDGRRVLVGNLRLMAKENIDLGTLAASRDELAAAGRTAVLAAVDGRAVGVIALADAARETAAAAVAALHKVNIKVVMLTGDNEATALRIADQLGIDTVIAEVLPGDKAEKVAELQRAGKRVAMVGDGVNDAPALATADIGIAIGAGTDVAVATADLVLMRSDPLDVPIALRIGKGTVRKMRQNLGWAVGYNVIALPIAAGVFYPSFGLLLRPEIAALTMAGSSLIVAVNALMLKRLRLPDAVTSVKTLASPAVEAAPTAGR, from the coding sequence ATGACGACCAAGAGCACTGTCCTACAGATTGGTGGGATGCACTGGGCGACATCTGCCGCAGTGGTGGAAAAGACACTCCGGCGTAGGCCCGGCGTGGTGTCGATCGAGGCGAACATGGTTGCCCAGACCGCGTCCGTCTCATATGACTCCGACCGCACCGACGTTGCGGAGTTGTCCGGATGGATTCGCGACTGCGGTTTCCACTGCGACGGGCAGTCAGTGCCTGAGCACGTGTGCGACCCCATGGCTGATCCCAGCGATTCGAGCGACTCCGACGCACACGCGGGCCACGACGCACACGCGGGCCACGACGCACACGCCGGCCACGACGCACACGCCGGCCACGACGCACACGCGGGCCACGGGGACGGTGCGGATGCCGATCATTCCGCGCAGTCGGTGATGGGCCACGGAGGCAGCCACGGCGGCGCGTCCATGGCGGACATGGTCCGCGACATGCGCAATCGGTTCCTGGTCGCGGTGATCCTTGCCGTGCCGATCTCCCTGTGGTCCCCGATCGGTCGGGACGTGCTGGGGCTGGAGGACCTTCCGTCGGTGTTGGGGCTGCGCGACGATGTCTTCACCCTGATCCTGTCCCTGCCGGTGGTGTTCTACTCGGGCTGGATCTTCTTCGACGGTGCCTACCGGGCGCTGCGGGCCAAGACACTGGACATGATGGTGCTGGTGGCCGTCGCGGTGGGTTCGGGGTGGTTGTACAGCGTCATCATCACCCTGACAGGGGGCGGCGAGGTCTTCTACGAGGCCGCGGCCGTATTGACCGCATTCGTGCTACTCGGGCACTGGTTCGAGATGCGGGCCCGCGGCGGGGCCAACGATGCGATCAGAACCCTGCTCGAGTTGGCTCCGTCCCAGGCGATGGTGATTCGTGACGGAACGCCCGTGGAGGTTCCCACCTCGGAGGTGGTGGTCGGTGACCTGCTCCTGATCCGTCCGGGGTCGAAGATCCCTGTCGATGCGGTCGTCGAGGAGGGTGAGTCCGAGGTCGACGAGTCGATGGTCACCGGGGAGTCGATGCCAGTGGAGAAGCTGCCGGGTTCCGAACTGATTGGCGCCTCGATCAACACCACCGGGACCCTGCGGGCCCGGGCCACGAAGGTGGGCGCGGACACCGCACTCGCGCAGATCGTGAAGATGGTCCAGGAGGCGCAAAACTCCAAGGCACCCGGGCAGCGCCTGGCCGACAAGGCAGCCTTCTGGCTGGTGTTCGTCGCCCTCATTGGCGGCACGGCTACCTTCCTGGTCTGGTGGCTGGTGCTCGGCGAGCCCGTGCAGTTGGCGATCCTGTTCGCCATCACGGTCGTCGTGATCACATGCCCGGATGCCTTGGGGCTGGCCACGCCGACGGCGGTCATGGTCGGGACCGGGTTGGGCGCACAGCGCGGCGTGTTGTTCAAGAACGCCACGGCGCTGGAGGTGTCGTCTCACATCGACACGGTCGTGATGGACAAGACCGGCACCTTGACCAAGGGCGAGCCAGAGGTCACCGACGTCGTCGTGGCCGACATGGCCGAGGACGAGATGCTGGCCTTGGTGGCGGCCGTCGAGAGGGAGTCCGAGCACCCGCTGGCCCGGGCTATCGACCAGCATGCGGCCGAGCGGGGTCTGCCTACGCTGAAGGTGAGTGAGTTCCTCAACGTCCCCGGGCACGGCGCAACGGCGACCGTCGATGGACGCCGCGTCCTCGTCGGCAACCTGCGGCTGATGGCCAAGGAGAACATCGACCTCGGCACGCTCGCCGCGAGCCGCGACGAGCTCGCAGCCGCGGGCCGCACAGCCGTCCTGGCCGCCGTCGACGGACGTGCGGTGGGGGTCATCGCCCTGGCCGATGCAGCGCGGGAAACAGCGGCCGCGGCTGTCGCGGCCCTGCACAAGGTCAACATCAAAGTGGTGATGCTCACGGGAGACAACGAGGCCACGGCCCTGCGCATCGCCGACCAGCTGGGAATCGACACCGTCATCGCCGAGGTGCTACCGGGAGACAAGGCGGAGAAGGTCGCCGAACTGCAGCGGGCGGGCAAGCGGGTCGCGATGGTCGGCGACGGCGTCAACGACGCCCCTGCCCTGGCCACGGCGGACATCGGCATCGCGATCGGCGCTGGCACGGATGTCGCCGTCGCGACGGCAGATCTCGTGCTCATGCGTTCAGACCCGTTGGACGTGCCCATCGCCCTGCGCATCGGCAAGGGTACGGTCCGCAAGATGCGACAGAATCTTGGGTGGGCTGTCGGCTACAACGTCATCGCGCTCCCGATCGCGGCGGGTGTGTTCTACCCGTCGTTCGGACTGCTCCTGCGTCCCGAGATCGCGGCGCTGACGATGGCCGGGTCGTCCTTGATCGTCGCGGTCAACGCCCTGATGCTCAAGCGTCTGCGCCTTCCGGACGCCGTGACGTCCGTGAAGACGCTAGCCTCACCCGCCGTGGAAGCAGCTCCCACGGCTGGGCGGTGA
- a CDS encoding type II glyceraldehyde-3-phosphate dehydrogenase: protein MSTTRVAVNGYGVIGKRVADAVRAMPDMELVGVADVASDWRIRTAVGHDIPIYAANEQADGTMRAAGVDVAGSLHELLGQVDAVVDTTPKKVAALNFDAYRAAGIKAVFQGGESHATTGHSFVAQANYATALGRDTTRVVSCNTTSIVRVLGALRDAELLARGRGVLIRRATDPGESHLGGLMNTVMPEPSIPSHQGPDARTVLPDLDVVTMAAKAAHTQTHNHFWTLQLTREATRDEVLDALRAAPRIAFIRMADGLVALNTTVELMRDLGRPRGDMWEVALWEDVLSVEGDEAYLTYQVYNEAIVVPETIDAIRALVGSVTDGPTSIAMTDAALGMRQEFLPAPRP from the coding sequence GTGAGTACTACCCGTGTTGCTGTTAATGGTTATGGAGTAATCGGCAAGCGTGTGGCCGATGCCGTCCGCGCGATGCCGGATATGGAACTCGTCGGTGTCGCCGACGTCGCATCGGACTGGCGGATTCGTACCGCGGTGGGGCATGACATCCCGATCTATGCGGCCAACGAGCAGGCCGACGGGACGATGCGCGCCGCCGGTGTGGACGTAGCCGGGAGCCTGCACGAACTGCTCGGACAGGTCGATGCAGTGGTGGACACGACGCCAAAAAAGGTCGCGGCCCTCAACTTCGATGCCTACCGAGCCGCCGGGATCAAGGCCGTGTTCCAGGGAGGGGAGTCGCACGCCACCACCGGTCACTCCTTCGTTGCCCAGGCCAACTACGCGACCGCGCTCGGCCGGGACACCACGCGCGTCGTATCCTGCAACACCACGAGCATCGTGCGCGTCCTCGGGGCGCTGCGCGATGCCGAACTCCTAGCTCGGGGCCGCGGCGTCCTCATCCGTCGCGCCACGGATCCAGGAGAGTCTCACCTCGGTGGCCTCATGAACACCGTGATGCCCGAGCCGTCGATCCCTTCGCACCAGGGCCCGGATGCCCGCACGGTGCTCCCCGACCTCGATGTCGTGACGATGGCCGCCAAGGCCGCGCACACCCAGACTCACAACCACTTCTGGACACTGCAGTTGACGCGGGAAGCGACACGCGACGAGGTTCTTGACGCACTGCGGGCCGCTCCGCGCATCGCCTTCATCCGGATGGCCGATGGCCTGGTCGCGTTGAACACCACCGTCGAACTCATGCGTGATCTTGGTCGACCCCGCGGTGACATGTGGGAAGTCGCGCTCTGGGAGGACGTCCTCAGCGTCGAAGGCGATGAGGCCTACCTGACCTACCAGGTCTACAACGAGGCCATCGTCGTGCCGGAAACCATCGACGCCATCCGTGCTTTGGTCGGAAGCGTCACCGACGGTCCGACCTCGATTGCCATGACCGATGCGGCCCTGGGGATGCGTCAGGAGTTTCTGCCCGCTCCCAGGCCATGA